A genomic region of Arachis hypogaea cultivar Tifrunner chromosome 5, arahy.Tifrunner.gnm2.J5K5, whole genome shotgun sequence contains the following coding sequences:
- the LOC112800226 gene encoding protein FAR1-RELATED SEQUENCE 5-like isoform X2, with protein sequence MEFESLSLANEVIEFDMIGLGDDGAIDIEHHVEDDDDYISVDNVFAATAATNIAATVGPQIPIGDTNLEPYQGMEFESEEAAKAFYNSYARRIGFSTRVSMSRRSRRDGAIIQRSFVCAKEGFRMEKEKNSLDGRVKRPRAETRVGCKAMLVVKIQVSGRWVVSSFVKEHNHELVPPDKGAGIGPSGIMSALIKEYGGISNIGFTERDCRNYMRSSRQRTLGGDTQILLDYLKSKQAKNPLFFYAVQGDEDRYMSNIFWADPKARTNYTYFGDTVTFDTTYRSNRYRLPFAPFTGVNHHGQPVLFGCALLINESEASFVWLFKMWLEAMSGQSPVSITTDHDRVIRVAINRVFPNTRHRFCKWHIFKECQEKLSHVLSEHVNFEADLHKCVNLPESIDEFESCWSSLIDSYNLREHEWLQAIYGDRRQWVPVYLRDTFFAEMSITQRSDSINSYFDGYINASTTLQHFVKQYEKALESRLEKEVKADYDTINTTPVLNTPSPMEKQAAGIYTKRLFIKFQEELVETLTYLANKVGEEEITSVYRVAKYGDIHRAYFVRFNSFEMKVTCSCQMFEFLGLVCRHILTVFRVTNILTLPSHYILKRWTRNAKSGVILDEHTPDLLNGARESLTIRYNNLRHEALKYVDDGIRSPRVYDVAMSALQEAANKVARATKNDGRLVISNGTYKEDLRWNNEATTSYRDPQTSLQQSSSKDDHDRTIEKLTRQLDRAQRKCEVYRSNLLSILKDMEEQKLELSVKVQNIKLGMKD encoded by the exons ATGGAGTTTGAATCTCTGAGTCTGGCCAATGAGGTCATTGAATTTGATATGATTGGTTTGGGGGATGATGGTGCCATTGATATTGAACATCAtgttgaagatgatgatgactATATCAGTGTTGACAATGTTTTTGCTGCTACTGCCGCCACCAATATAGCTGCCACTGTTGGACCTCAAATTCCTATAGGGGACACAAATCTTGAACCTTATCAGGGCATGGAATTTGAATCAGAAGAGGCTGCTAAGGCGTTTTATAATTCCTATGCTCGCCGCATTGGATTTAGTACGAGGGTGAGTATGTCCCGTCGCTCCAGACGTGATGGTGCTATAATTCAGAGGTCTTTTGTGTGTGCCAAGGAAGGTTTTCGTatggagaaggagaagaattcTCTTGATGGCAGAGTCAAACGACCTCGTGCTGAAACTCGTGTTGGTTGCAAGGCCATGTTGGTTGTGAAAATTCAAGTGTCTGGCAGATGGGTTGTTTCTTCATTTGTCAAGGAGCACAACCATGAATTGGTTCCACCTGATAAG GGTGCTGGAATAGGGCCTAGTGGAATTATGTCTGCACTTATCAAAGAATATGGTGGAATTAGCAACATTGGGTTCACTGAGCGTGACTGTAGGAACTACATGAGGAGCAGCCGGCAAAGGACCCTTGGTGGTGACACTCAAATCCTCTTGGATTACTTGAAGAGTAAACAAGCTAAGAATCCTTTGTTTTTCTATGCCGTACAAGGTGATGAGGATCGCTACATGAGTAATATCTTCTGGGCTGATCCTAAGGCCAGGACTAACTACACTTATTTTGGTGACACTGTCACATTTGACACAACATATAGGTCAAACCGCTATAGATTGCCTTTTGCACCTTTCACTGGAGTAAATCATCACGGACAGCCTGTATTATTTGGTTGTGCTCTCTTGATAAATGAATCCGAAGCATCGTTTGTCTGGCTCTTCAAAATGTGGCTTGAAGCGATGTCAGGGCAATCTCCAGTCTCAATCACTACTGATCATGATCGGGTGATTCGCGTAGCCATTAACCGTGTCTTTCCTAATACCCGTCATCGGTTTTGCAAGTGGCACATTTTTAAAGAGTGCCAAGAGAAGTTGTCTCATGTGCTTTCTGAACATGTTAATTTTGAAGCTGACCTTCATAAATGTGTTAATCTGCCAGAGTCCATTGATGAGTTTGAGTCTTGTTGGTCCTCCCTAATAGATAGTTATAATCTCAGAGAACATGAATGGCTCCAAGCAATTTATGGTGATAGGCGGCAGTGGGTTCCCGTGTACTTGAGAGACACATTTTTTGCAGAAATGTCGATAACACAGCGAAGTGATAGCATAAACTCTTACTTTGATGGGTATATTAATGCATCAACAACACTTCAGCATTTTGTTAAGCAGTATGAGAAGGCCCTAGAAAGTCGTCTTGAGAAAGAAGTTAAAGCTGATTATGACACAATAAACACCACTCCAGTTTTGAACACACCATCACCTATGGAGAAACAAGCAGCTGGGATTTACACAAAGAGATTGTTTATCAAATTTCAAGAAGAGTTGGTTGAGACATTAACTTATTTGGCAAACAAAGTAGGTGAAGAAGAAATAACTTCTGTGTATAGAGTAGCCAAATATGGGGATATTCATAGGGCTTACTTTGTCAGATTTAACTCTTTTGAGATGAAGGTTACTTGTAGTTGCCAGATGTTTGAGTTTTTGGGTCTGGTTTGTAGACATATACTGACTGTTTTTAGGGTGACAAATATTCTTACTTTACCTTCTCATTATATTCTAAAAAGATGGACCAGGAATGCTAAAAGTGGAGTCATCTTGGATGAACACACCCCTGATTTGCTAAATGGTGCACGAGAATCTCTAACTATACGATATAATAATCTTCGTCATGAGGCCCTTAAGTATGTTGATGACGGAATAAGGTCTCCAAGAGTTTACGATGTTGCTATGAGTGCGCTACaggaggctgcaaataaagtggCACGAGCGACTAAGAATGATGGAAGACTGGTCATTTCAAATGGAACTTATAAAGAAGATTTACGGTGGAACAATGAAGCTACTACAAGTTACAGGGATCCTCAAACCAGTTTGCAACAATCTTCATCCAAG
- the LOC112800226 gene encoding protein FAR1-RELATED SEQUENCE 5-like isoform X1, which yields MEFESLSLANEVIEFDMIGLGDDGAIDIEHHVEDDDDYISVDNVFAATAATNIAATVGPQIPIGDTNLEPYQGMEFESEEAAKAFYNSYARRIGFSTRVSMSRRSRRDGAIIQRSFVCAKEGFRMEKEKNSLDGRVKRPRAETRVGCKAMLVVKIQVSGRWVVSSFVKEHNHELVPPDKVHCLRSHRHVSGPAKSLIDTLQGAGIGPSGIMSALIKEYGGISNIGFTERDCRNYMRSSRQRTLGGDTQILLDYLKSKQAKNPLFFYAVQGDEDRYMSNIFWADPKARTNYTYFGDTVTFDTTYRSNRYRLPFAPFTGVNHHGQPVLFGCALLINESEASFVWLFKMWLEAMSGQSPVSITTDHDRVIRVAINRVFPNTRHRFCKWHIFKECQEKLSHVLSEHVNFEADLHKCVNLPESIDEFESCWSSLIDSYNLREHEWLQAIYGDRRQWVPVYLRDTFFAEMSITQRSDSINSYFDGYINASTTLQHFVKQYEKALESRLEKEVKADYDTINTTPVLNTPSPMEKQAAGIYTKRLFIKFQEELVETLTYLANKVGEEEITSVYRVAKYGDIHRAYFVRFNSFEMKVTCSCQMFEFLGLVCRHILTVFRVTNILTLPSHYILKRWTRNAKSGVILDEHTPDLLNGARESLTIRYNNLRHEALKYVDDGIRSPRVYDVAMSALQEAANKVARATKNDGRLVISNGTYKEDLRWNNEATTSYRDPQTSLQQSSSKDDHDRTIEKLTRQLDRAQRKCEVYRSNLLSILKDMEEQKLELSVKVQNIKLGMKD from the coding sequence ATGGAGTTTGAATCTCTGAGTCTGGCCAATGAGGTCATTGAATTTGATATGATTGGTTTGGGGGATGATGGTGCCATTGATATTGAACATCAtgttgaagatgatgatgactATATCAGTGTTGACAATGTTTTTGCTGCTACTGCCGCCACCAATATAGCTGCCACTGTTGGACCTCAAATTCCTATAGGGGACACAAATCTTGAACCTTATCAGGGCATGGAATTTGAATCAGAAGAGGCTGCTAAGGCGTTTTATAATTCCTATGCTCGCCGCATTGGATTTAGTACGAGGGTGAGTATGTCCCGTCGCTCCAGACGTGATGGTGCTATAATTCAGAGGTCTTTTGTGTGTGCCAAGGAAGGTTTTCGTatggagaaggagaagaattcTCTTGATGGCAGAGTCAAACGACCTCGTGCTGAAACTCGTGTTGGTTGCAAGGCCATGTTGGTTGTGAAAATTCAAGTGTCTGGCAGATGGGTTGTTTCTTCATTTGTCAAGGAGCACAACCATGAATTGGTTCCACCTGATAAGGTGCATTGCCTTCGCTCTCACCGCCATGTTTCGGGTCCAGCTAAATCATTGATTGATACCTTGCAGGGTGCTGGAATAGGGCCTAGTGGAATTATGTCTGCACTTATCAAAGAATATGGTGGAATTAGCAACATTGGGTTCACTGAGCGTGACTGTAGGAACTACATGAGGAGCAGCCGGCAAAGGACCCTTGGTGGTGACACTCAAATCCTCTTGGATTACTTGAAGAGTAAACAAGCTAAGAATCCTTTGTTTTTCTATGCCGTACAAGGTGATGAGGATCGCTACATGAGTAATATCTTCTGGGCTGATCCTAAGGCCAGGACTAACTACACTTATTTTGGTGACACTGTCACATTTGACACAACATATAGGTCAAACCGCTATAGATTGCCTTTTGCACCTTTCACTGGAGTAAATCATCACGGACAGCCTGTATTATTTGGTTGTGCTCTCTTGATAAATGAATCCGAAGCATCGTTTGTCTGGCTCTTCAAAATGTGGCTTGAAGCGATGTCAGGGCAATCTCCAGTCTCAATCACTACTGATCATGATCGGGTGATTCGCGTAGCCATTAACCGTGTCTTTCCTAATACCCGTCATCGGTTTTGCAAGTGGCACATTTTTAAAGAGTGCCAAGAGAAGTTGTCTCATGTGCTTTCTGAACATGTTAATTTTGAAGCTGACCTTCATAAATGTGTTAATCTGCCAGAGTCCATTGATGAGTTTGAGTCTTGTTGGTCCTCCCTAATAGATAGTTATAATCTCAGAGAACATGAATGGCTCCAAGCAATTTATGGTGATAGGCGGCAGTGGGTTCCCGTGTACTTGAGAGACACATTTTTTGCAGAAATGTCGATAACACAGCGAAGTGATAGCATAAACTCTTACTTTGATGGGTATATTAATGCATCAACAACACTTCAGCATTTTGTTAAGCAGTATGAGAAGGCCCTAGAAAGTCGTCTTGAGAAAGAAGTTAAAGCTGATTATGACACAATAAACACCACTCCAGTTTTGAACACACCATCACCTATGGAGAAACAAGCAGCTGGGATTTACACAAAGAGATTGTTTATCAAATTTCAAGAAGAGTTGGTTGAGACATTAACTTATTTGGCAAACAAAGTAGGTGAAGAAGAAATAACTTCTGTGTATAGAGTAGCCAAATATGGGGATATTCATAGGGCTTACTTTGTCAGATTTAACTCTTTTGAGATGAAGGTTACTTGTAGTTGCCAGATGTTTGAGTTTTTGGGTCTGGTTTGTAGACATATACTGACTGTTTTTAGGGTGACAAATATTCTTACTTTACCTTCTCATTATATTCTAAAAAGATGGACCAGGAATGCTAAAAGTGGAGTCATCTTGGATGAACACACCCCTGATTTGCTAAATGGTGCACGAGAATCTCTAACTATACGATATAATAATCTTCGTCATGAGGCCCTTAAGTATGTTGATGACGGAATAAGGTCTCCAAGAGTTTACGATGTTGCTATGAGTGCGCTACaggaggctgcaaataaagtggCACGAGCGACTAAGAATGATGGAAGACTGGTCATTTCAAATGGAACTTATAAAGAAGATTTACGGTGGAACAATGAAGCTACTACAAGTTACAGGGATCCTCAAACCAGTTTGCAACAATCTTCATCCAAG
- the LOC112800227 gene encoding protein PIN-LIKES 3-like, with amino-acid sequence MGLLDLFYVASLPVIKVLLITAVGLFLALENVNLLGKDARIQVNHLVHYVFNPALVGGNLADTITFENFVTLWFMPVNILITFIIGSILGWILVKITRAPKNLEGLIIGVCSAGNLGNLPIIIIPAICKDKGSPFGDPDVCYKYGMAYASLSMAIGAVYIWSYVYNIMRVSASKFHRESTASIHSIHSIHASGELLGPFPDECSPESPSKYPAKEDDSYNQLLSSTEAGEKSKVSMTDKIKQKFKAIFFNSNIKAVFSPATLGAIVGFIVGVISPLRNLLIGSNAPLHVVEDSVTMVGEAAIPTITLIMGANLLKGLKGARTPFWTVIGILVVRYILLPILGVLIVKWATQLGLVPADPLYQFMLLLQYALPPAMAIATIAQLFGAGESECSIIMLWTYILASVAVTLWSTYFMWLVA; translated from the exons ATGGGGCTTCTGGATCTTTTCTATGTTGCTTCTTTGCCAGTCATCAAAGTTTTGTTAATCACTGCAGTTGGATTgtttcttgctcttgaaaatgTCAACTTGTTAGGAAAAGATGCAAGGATTCAAGTCAATCAT CTTGTGCATTATGTGTTCAATCCTGCACTGGTTGGAGGAAATTTGGCAGATACTATAACATTTGAGAATTTTGTTACACT gTGGTTTATGCCAGTGAACATTCTCATTACATTTATAATAGGGTCAATTTTGGGATGGATCCTAGTCAAAATCACAAGGGCTCCCAAAAACCTAGAAGGTTTGATAATTGGTGTCTGTTCTGCAG GAAACTTAGGAAACTTGCCTATAATCATTATCCCTGCTATATGCAAAGATAAAGGTAGCCCTTTTGGAGATCCTGATGTCTGCTACAAATATGGGATGGCATATGCTTCACTATCTATGGCT ATTGGAGCAGTTTATATATGGAGTTATGTTTATAACATAATGAGGGTTTCAGCAAGTAAATTCCACAGAGAAAGTACTGCAAGCATTCATTCCATTCATTCTATCCATGCTTCAGGGGAGTTATTAGGGCCGTTCCCTGACGAATGCTCGCCAGAGTCGCCGTCCAAGTATCCGGCGAAAGAGGATGATTCATACAACCAACTACTTTCTTCCACAGAAGCTGGAGAAAAATCTAAG GTATCAATGACagataaaataaagcaaaaattCAAAGCAATTTTCTTCAACTCCAATATCAAAGCCGTATTTTCGCCTGCAACTCTTGGAGCG ATTGTTGGATTCATTGTTGGTGTAATTTCCCCGCTACGTAATCTCCTGATTGGAAGCAATGCTCCACTTCATGTGGTTGAAGATTCTGTTACTATGGTGGG TGAAGCAGCAATTCCAACCATCACCCTTATTATGGGTGCAAACCTCCTTAAAG GGTTGAAGGGAGCAAGAACTCCATTTTGGACGGTCATAGGAATTTTGGTAGTGAGATACATTTTGCTGCCAATTTTGGGTGTTCTGATTGTTAAATGGGCTACACAATTGGGTTTGGTGCCTGCAGATCCCTTATATCAGTTTATGCTGCTGCTTCAATATGCACTTCCACCAGCTATGGCTATAG CAACCATAGCACAGTTGTTCGGAGCTGGTGAAAGTGAATGTTCAATTATCATGTTATGGACATATATTTTGGCTTCAGTTGCAGTGACACTTTGGTCAACCTATTTCATGTGGCTTGTCGCTTAA